A single window of Salmo salar chromosome ssa21, Ssal_v3.1, whole genome shotgun sequence DNA harbors:
- the LOC106582414 gene encoding uncharacterized protein, with the protein MFNSSFFNMESFLFSISSFMKMILDHRPKDLDKLICPWVGSSTSPSNPPMSQDSSLNTSSVTGQQSCVNDLRAPQASQGQPMSPGRPEAHRVNPCLQAGQRLTGSTHVSRQARGSQGQPMSPGRPEAHRVNPCLQAGQRLTGSTHVSRQARGSQGQPMSPGRPEALWPEELLRPVEQEEGRGGNSQLSHYPSGSQCTALEPRARGCHAGSERRHWAD; encoded by the exons ATGTTCAACTCCTCTTTTTTCAACATGGAGTCCTTCCTGTTCTCCATTTCGTCCTTCATGAAGATGATTCTGGACCACAGGCCCAAAGACCTGGACAAGCTCATCTGCCCTTGGGTCGGGTCCTCCACTTCCCCATCCAATCCCCCCATGTCACAAG ACTCCTCCCTGAACACAAGCTCCGTCACAGGCCAGCAGTCTTGTGTTAATGATCTCAGAGCCCCACAAGCCTCACAGGGTCAACCCATGTCTCCAGGCAGGCCAGAGGCTCACAGGGTCAACCCATGTCTCCAGGCAGGCCAGAGGCTCACAGGGTCAACCCATGTCTCCAGGCAGGCCAGAGGCTCACAGGGTCAACCCATGTCTCCAGGCAGGCCAGAGGCTCACAGGGTCAACCCATGTCTCCAGGCAGGCCAGAGGCTCACAGGGTCAACCCATGTCTCCAGGCAGGCCAGAGGCTCACAGGGTCAACCCATGTCTCCAGGCAGGCCAGAGGCTCTATG GCCTGAAGAGCTGCTGCGTCCAGTAGAACaggaggaaggaaggggaggaAACTCTCAGCTCTCTCATTACCCCTCTGGCTCCCAATGCACTGCTCTTGAGCCCAGAGCCAGAGGCTGCCATGCTGGATCAGAGCGAAGGCACTGGGCAGACTGA